The Brassica napus cultivar Da-Ae chromosome C1, Da-Ae, whole genome shotgun sequence DNA segment atattctttttaaaagagTTGTGGTCAATTCATTATATACGTTTTAAACGAGTTACATCAATTGAATCCTTGTGTTCTTAACTTTATCGaatctttaaattatttttcttttcactaCTGAATTTGCGTGATCAGTGGCTGTATGTAAAATAAGTTTAAGAATgaaatctttttatttacagcAAATTACGTGATCAATAGGGTATATGGTCTGTTAAGGTAATTTGGGCGATAATCTTGGAGCGCAAGTTTTGGTTAATGAATTTGtgaatgttttatataattaatcacATACGACTTTATCATTTGAAATCTAATCCTTCCTCATCGTATATATAAATAGGTTGTTTTGATCACATCTACTCATCACATTCTTTTTCCCAAACCTTTATTACAAATTCGATCTCGCAAGCAAAATATTTATGGTGGGTCTCAACTCATTATATAACATGTAATCTTGTGACTATGACTTTTACATTTCTAATATCTAtagattaaaagttataatctcTTTTAATCCATTCACTCTGACAGGGCGCGGGTATCACCTAGTTAACTTGTAATCTATCACTATCAGTATATTATCTTggaaatattaagatttaataCGGAGCcacataaagaaaaaataaactatttggTGAAATTGTAGGCCCTTGGAGAGGAAAGACGTAAAACATACGAAAATACATTTCCTTCGCTTCGCTTCCAATACAAATATACAATGTCGCTTGTCAACAACACGTTCATCCGAACGTACGTAGATGTGTATGTGCCTAATATTAATACAGTATGAAGTTATGAACACAAATGAAGAAACACCATTTTTAAGATTCGAATAAAAGAttgtattatataataatatcatgAATCATACGTAGCGATGGGTGCAAGGCTCCTATCAAAAACATTTCTTGCACTTTCAACTCCCCATCTTCTTCTATGTGTTCAGGTTCAGCTATCCCTTCAGTCCTCTGATTGACACATGTCCCTCCCTATCTTTGTCTTTCCAAGTTTTAATGAAGCTTAGAAGTTAATTAATAAGACTATTTAATCTCATACATACCATTTTCCGATTTAATCAATTACTTTATCATGTCCATCATCTAGGTCATATACTTGTTATTCACATATACGACATTCTCTAAACTTTATGCGTCAAATGTATCTCCATCGGCCAAAAAGACGTGACAGTCTACCGCAAAGAAAATCTTATTATGTTCATATGAATCTAGTCATCAATTCCTCATTGACCAAGttccttttcttatattttatttgctTTTGCCAACGACCAAGAAGTTAGATTTTTCGTTTTTATCTAGCTAAGATATTCATACATTATTCATAAGTTGTCAGAATATAATATAAGCTTACACTGATTAAGCGGTAGTTGTTCCTACACTAATCTCAGTTAGTTAAGCCACATAATCAAGATTAGTATATATTGTGattaaatcaataaataaatacaaattcaAAACACTAGAAGGTTTGGTGGAAGCAGTTCTTGAAAGGACCTCTGAACCTTGCAAGCCATGAATCAATGTATTATTGTGCTAGCTGTCTTCTTGTGTTACCTTATCTTCACCTTACTTTGTCACCAAGGCTTAACAACACGTTATGTATCATTTTTAGTATTATcagtttttgtttgttaatggTAACGGTTGCTTTGTTATTAGAATACGTcattaatatgttttgattttttttgaattatcattaatatgttttgattatGTTTCAAATAGTCGAAAccagaaaattttaaacttaaaacaattgttttatttatatgtctAGTGTTAACAGTAATCACGACTCCACGTTctcaaaatgaagaaaataaacaatGACTTACCTTTCAGGTTTATTTTTGCTTAATTAAATGATGTATGTGGCCttgatacattttaaaattattttttaatgtatcttattttgtttaaatcattattattttgaaaatatgtttttgtgttctttacAAAGAAATGATTAAAGTTTGGTGGACATATATCaatccaagaaagtttcaaactGAGAATGGAATTTCAATCAAAGCGTGCAATATTATCCATAATGGAAAATGTTATCCATAATATTTCAATCAAAGcgtgcaatatatatatagtgatatATACATCAACAGATTAGCTTATAATTAAGTGCTTTACAATGCATATTGGACTTTACTGAAAATCATGTTAtatatacacaatttaaaacatataaattaaaaatattttagtagaaAAGGTGGGTGTGCAATATGCATTTTCTTATCtccacaaaaacaaaaatattgaaatatataatataagaagaTTAAAAGAGACGTTATGTCTCACCTATATTGCCCTCTCCTCTCCCTTGTCCAATTCTAGTGTTTCTATCCACCAATTTTATATGGCAAGTCCCCCCGCCGCTACTGCAGCCACGGCCGCAACCGGCGGAGACTCTAGGCGTCGCCTCTCCGCTTCCATGTAAGCACATATTACTCTCACTAAGCAtacaatatacaaaataaatgtcaaaaggtttgtatgtgtgtgttgttttaacttttaagcaGTGAAGCAATATGCAAGAGAAGATTCCGGAGAAACAGCAAAGGCGGTGGCAGACCGGATATGGTGAAACCTTTTAATGTCATCAATTTTCCGACAGGAGACAAAAACAGTAATTGTTGTTGCAGCAAGTTTCAGATCGTaaagattattttgtttatcCTTCTATTGGCTACTCTCTTCACCATCATCTATTCCCCTGAAGTTTATCATCATTCCCTTTCCCACTCTTCTTCTAGGTAAACTCTTTTATATAACAATATTGACCTCATATTGTTCAAtacaattttaatatcttttgaaatataatttttcaattTATCACTTTTCTTCTTCTATGACTTTCCTTTAGTGATTCAAGTGCcggttatattttttatttcttcaaaaCCATAGAAGTTTTGGTTTGTGTATATTAATACGACCATGTGTGGAAATTAGATGGATATGGAGAAGACAAGATTCAAGATATGTTTCAGACCTGGACATAAATTGGGACGATGTGACCAAAACCCTTGAGAGCGTCCAAGAAGGCCATACGATCGGTGTCTTGAATTTCGATTCGAACGAGATCCAACGGTGGAGAGAGTTAGCCAAGACTAAAGAAAACGAGGATGAGGAAAACGTTGTCGTACTGGAGCTGGACTATGCAGATAAGAACGTGACTTGGGACGCACTCTACCCAGAGTGGATCGATGAGGAGCAAGAAACAGAGGTTCCTGTTTGTCCTGATCTCCCAAAGATCAAAGTACCTACAAGAAGACTCGATCTGATCGTCGTGAAGCTTCCTTGTCGGAACGAAGGGAACTGGTCAAGAGACGTCGGGAGGTTGCATCTGCAGCTGGCGGCAGCGACGGTGGCCGCTTCGGCAAAAGGGTTTTTCAGAGGTCACGTGTTGTTTGTCTCTAGATGCTTTCCGATTCCGAATCTGTTTCGGTGTAAGGATCTTGTGTCTCGGAGAGGCGATGTTTGGTTATATAAACCTAATCTTGATACCTTGAGAGACAAGCTTCAGCTTCCTATAGGTTCTTGTGAGCTCTCTCTTCCCCTCGGCATCAAAGGTGAAACAAATATTCCCTAACTTGTTTCAATTTGAATATAGATGATGTTAAGCAGAGCCGGATTTGATATTTAGGTGGCATAAACATTTTTAGGTCAATCAAAATTTGATAACTTGGGATTTAAGCTACTTTTAATCCCTCCATATTTAAAAGATTAATGTTCTAGgtttttttgttgtatttgAAAGATTGATATTTTAGCTATTAATTACTTTAAAGCTAAAAGATTCATGTAAATTTTAGTGGTTAAATTTTATTAGGAAACacataaaactttaaaactaattaaaagtaaaactaCAATGTAATAGATACAAGtaagtatttaattttttttaatacgtATGAACAACCTTAAACATCAATCTTTTTGTATACAAAGGGAGTAGCTCTTTAACATTTGTTATGTTTCATCCGACTGTGCTCGGTCATGATCATAAGTTTTAAGTGTTCTTCCGTGGATTCTACAGAGAGACCAAGTTTAGGAAACCCTAAAAGAGAAGCCTACGCTACCATCCTTCATTCAGCTCATGTTTACGTCTGTGGAGCAATTGCTGCGGCTCAGAGCATAAGACAGTCCGGTTCAACAAGAGACCTCGTGATCCTGGTCGATGACAACATCAGCGGTTACCACCGGAGTGGACTCGAAGCTGCGGGGTGGCAAATCAGGACGATACAGAGGATTCGAAACCCTAAAGCAGAGAAAGATGCTTACAACGAGTGGAACTACAGCAAATTCCGACTATGGCAACTCACTGATTACGACAAGATCATCTTCATCGACGCTGATCTCTTAATCCTGAGAAACATCGACTTCTTGTTCTCGATGCCTGAGATCTCAGCGACAGGAAACAATGGAACCCTATTCAACTCGGGAGTTATGGTGATCGAGCCTTGCAACTGTACGTTTGAGCTTTTGATGGAACATATAAATGAGATTGAGTCGTACAACGGTGGAGATCAGGGTTACTTAAACGAGGTCTTCACATGGTGGCATCGGATTCCGAAACACATGAATTTCTTGAAGCATTTTTGGGTTGGGGATGAAGATGACGTGAGGCGCAAGAAAACGGAATTGTTTGGAGCAGAGCCTCCGATTCTTTATGTTCTTCATTACTTGGGAATGAAACCGTGGCTATGTTACCGTGACTATGACTGTAACTTCAACTCCGACATATTCGTTGAGTTCGCGACGGATATTGCTCACCGACGATGGTGGATGGTCCACGACGCAATGCCAAAGGTATGATGCTACCTCTTTTtcttaaaccctaattctaagACATGAACACATCATTTTTCTTAGGTAGATGTTAGCATGTGTGTCATAGGGCAAAAAcggaaaaaatgtaaaagttcTATGGCATCATCAGAATATTTTCCACTAcaaaatcactttttttttaatgactaAGAGGTTCTGGACACGTAGATCCGGTCAAAatctaaatcattttaaatttattttattttgaaaatgaaatatttttcaatgGAACTTGAATCCTAAAACACATACTAGTAAatctataagtttttttttaatgttttaaaatatgttaatattgtttttttttttgaaaaaggcttTCATAtgttaatattgttttaacgATAAATATTTGATGTTGTTTTGTAGGAGCTTCACCAATTCTGTTACTTGCGATCCAAGCAAAAGGCACAGCTGGAATATGATCGCCGGCAAGCCGAGGCCGCAAACTACACCGACGGCCACTGGAAAATAAGAGTAAAGGACCCAAGATTCAAGACTTGTATTGATAAATTGTGTAACTGGAAAAGCATGTTGAGGCATTGGGGAGAATCAAATTCAAATTGGACGGACGACGAGTCTTTTGTACCTACCCCACCGGCTATCACCGCCGTCCGGAGATCCTCGCTTCCCGGCCATAACTTGTGACGTGATACATGCGTACCCAATTACATATTAATGAATTTCATAAGTGTTTTTCTTTTCCTGTGAGATTAGGTAAATATCAgatgtataactaattttttatatctCTCTATTGGAATAAAATGTTATCACTACTATTTAAAACAGAAGATCATTTTTTGAGGTGTTTTCTGTTTCAACAGTATTTACAATTCCTTGCCACTCGCATATTGATTTCTTGGTTCTGACGGATTTTCACCTTGAATCCTAGGAGTACATAACAACCTAATTAACCCATACATAATTTTTAAACGatttttacatatgttttcaaaattattatattttgggtATATCATAGTATACactaacaataaattttttaaaaaggtacCTTAGTAtatcattttccttttttaaatcaaacaaaaatttcacatgtttatattgtaattgtattttactattaatttcaatatatagtaaataatattaaacacTCTAATATCTTTAGCAAAGATTTTTACATgtcttttcaaattaaaatatttttagtaaacaGTGTTTTGTTTTTCATCAATTATCTTTAACAAAATagaatttattatttgtttacaaGATACTTTTATAcactaacaatattttttgaataatcgACTTAACTGAATTGTAACAAAATAGAATTTTTCTTCGTTTACAAAATATTCTTA contains these protein-coding regions:
- the LOC106391020 gene encoding UDP-glucuronate:xylan alpha-glucuronosyltransferase 1 isoform X1: MASPPAATAATAATGGDSRRRLSASISEAICKRRFRRNSKGGGRPDMVKPFNVINFPTGDKNSNCCCSKFQIVKIILFILLLATLFTIIYSPEVYHHSLSHSSSRWIWRRQDSRYVSDLDINWDDVTKTLESVQEGHTIGVLNFDSNEIQRWRELAKTKENEDEENVVVLELDYADKNVTWDALYPEWIDEEQETEVPVCPDLPKIKVPTRRLDLIVVKLPCRNEGNWSRDVGRLHLQLAAATVAASAKGFFRGHVLFVSRCFPIPNLFRCKDLVSRRGDVWLYKPNLDTLRDKLQLPIGSCELSLPLGIKERPSLGNPKREAYATILHSAHVYVCGAIAAAQSIRQSGSTRDLVILVDDNISGYHRSGLEAAGWQIRTIQRIRNPKAEKDAYNEWNYSKFRLWQLTDYDKIIFIDADLLILRNIDFLFSMPEISATGNNGTLFNSGVMVIEPCNCTFELLMEHINEIESYNGGDQGYLNEVFTWWHRIPKHMNFLKHFWVGDEDDVRRKKTELFGAEPPILYVLHYLGMKPWLCYRDYDCNFNSDIFVEFATDIAHRRWWMVHDAMPKELHQFCYLRSKQKAQLEYDRRQAEAANYTDGHWKIRVKDPRFKTCIDKLCNWKSMLRHWGESNSNWTDDESFVPTPPAITAVRRSSLPGHNL
- the LOC106391020 gene encoding UDP-glucuronate:xylan alpha-glucuronosyltransferase 1 isoform X2; amino-acid sequence: MASPPAATAATAATGGDSRRRLSASIEAICKRRFRRNSKGGGRPDMVKPFNVINFPTGDKNSNCCCSKFQIVKIILFILLLATLFTIIYSPEVYHHSLSHSSSRWIWRRQDSRYVSDLDINWDDVTKTLESVQEGHTIGVLNFDSNEIQRWRELAKTKENEDEENVVVLELDYADKNVTWDALYPEWIDEEQETEVPVCPDLPKIKVPTRRLDLIVVKLPCRNEGNWSRDVGRLHLQLAAATVAASAKGFFRGHVLFVSRCFPIPNLFRCKDLVSRRGDVWLYKPNLDTLRDKLQLPIGSCELSLPLGIKERPSLGNPKREAYATILHSAHVYVCGAIAAAQSIRQSGSTRDLVILVDDNISGYHRSGLEAAGWQIRTIQRIRNPKAEKDAYNEWNYSKFRLWQLTDYDKIIFIDADLLILRNIDFLFSMPEISATGNNGTLFNSGVMVIEPCNCTFELLMEHINEIESYNGGDQGYLNEVFTWWHRIPKHMNFLKHFWVGDEDDVRRKKTELFGAEPPILYVLHYLGMKPWLCYRDYDCNFNSDIFVEFATDIAHRRWWMVHDAMPKELHQFCYLRSKQKAQLEYDRRQAEAANYTDGHWKIRVKDPRFKTCIDKLCNWKSMLRHWGESNSNWTDDESFVPTPPAITAVRRSSLPGHNL